The window TGCACGGCTTGCTCCACACTGCTGCGCAGCGCCTGGTCCTATTCGTTCGTGCTGGCCGGTTACACAGTGGCAATCATTGCCTTGCCGGCCATTTCCCATCCGCTGGGGGTGTTCGATCAGGCCGTGGCGCGCTGTACGGAGATCAGTCTGGGCATTGTCTGCGCCACGGCGGCCAGCGCGTTGCTCTGGCCGTTGCGGGTCGAGCGGCAATTGGCCGATCAGGCCCGTGTCGCCTGGCAGAGCGGCATGCAGGCGGCCCGTGCCACCCTGACGGGCGACGCCCAGGCCCGTAAAGGACTGTTGGAAATCCTCGGCAAGATCGTCGCCGTGGACGCCCAGCGTGAACACGCCTGGTTCGAAGGCAGCCTGGGTCGGCAACGGGCTCGGGCCATCAGCGCTCTGAGCCAGAAACTGTTGATGCTGCTGCGCATCTCCCGCTCGGTTCGGCGGCAATGGAAACAACTCGATCCTGAGGAAACCGAGGCCCTCAAGCCGTGGATGAGCGAGGTGCAACAAGCCCTCGACGCCGACAGCGCGACCCTGCAAGCCTTGCGACCACGGGTGCTGGATGCATCCCACGATCCACTGATCAGCCCGGCGCAAAGTTATTGCCTGGCCCGCTTCGCCTTGTTGCTCGATACCGCCCTGGCTGCCTGCGCAGCCTTGAAGGCGGTGCAAGAGGGCAGGGAGGCGGTGGATCCGCCTCGCACCCTGGCGCCCCATCGTGACCTGCCCCTGGCCATGGTCTTTGGTGCGCGTAGCGCCCTGGCGTTTCTGGCGGTCGCCTGTTTCTGGCTGGCGACTGCCTGGCCCGCCGCCTCAGGCGCGCTGGTGCTCACCTGCGTGGTGTGCAGTCTGTTCGCCAGTCGCGAAAACGGCGCGCAGATCGGCATGAGTTTTCTTCGGGGAATTCTATTGGCGGTGCCGACGGCGTTTGTCATCGGTGAGATTTTGCTGCCGCAGTGGAGCAGCTTTGCGATGTTGTGCATGGCCATGGGCGTGCCGCTGTTCCTGGGAGCGCTGGGTATGGCCAAGCCGCAGATTTTCGCCACGGCCACCTCGTTCTGTCTGCATTTCGTGGTGCTGATATCGCCGCTCAATGCCATGAAATATGACGTGGCGGCGTTCTTCAACAATGCTCAAGCGATGATGATCGGCGTGGGTGCGGCGGTGTTGGCATTCAACCTGCTGATTCTGCGCGATCCGGCCTGGCATAGCCGGCGCCTGCTGGCCGCCACGCTGGATGATCTGGTGCGGTTGACGCGCCGTAGCCTGCGGGGCGCCGAGAGCTGGTTCGGCG is drawn from Pseudomonas rhizophila and contains these coding sequences:
- a CDS encoding FUSC family protein, with protein sequence MPITFQALFAPDRLAVQFAVKTVLGGGLALWLALRWGLEQPSWALMTAIIVAQPLSGMVVQKGLARLVGTLVGTVMSVVFMGLFAQAPWLFLLALAVWLGLCTACSTLLRSAWSYSFVLAGYTVAIIALPAISHPLGVFDQAVARCTEISLGIVCATAASALLWPLRVERQLADQARVAWQSGMQAARATLTGDAQARKGLLEILGKIVAVDAQREHAWFEGSLGRQRARAISALSQKLLMLLRISRSVRRQWKQLDPEETEALKPWMSEVQQALDADSATLQALRPRVLDASHDPLISPAQSYCLARFALLLDTALAACAALKAVQEGREAVDPPRTLAPHRDLPLAMVFGARSALAFLAVACFWLATAWPAASGALVLTCVVCSLFASRENGAQIGMSFLRGILLAVPTAFVIGEILLPQWSSFAMLCMAMGVPLFLGALGMAKPQIFATATSFCLHFVVLISPLNAMKYDVAAFFNNAQAMMIGVGAAVLAFNLLILRDPAWHSRRLLAATLDDLVRLTRRSLRGAESWFGGRMADRLLQLARHYPELPVPARSRWDDGLLGLDMGDELLHLRLSLAVAQMPDNRAQRRYFDALEQVLERGPAVDQAEALGPASDEFLKVLSMQPPGDALKLAQGAVVQLQNSWRAWCRQHEPEQREQSHGLA